Proteins encoded by one window of Hafnia alvei:
- the hisC gene encoding histidinol-phosphate transaminase, translating to MSSSIEELARANVRKLVPYQSARRLGGKGDVWLNANEYPIGTAYQLSADTFNRYPECQPQAVINNYASYAGVNADQVLVSRGADEGIELLIRAFCEPGQDAVLYCPPTYGMYGVSAETFGVERRTVALREDWQLDLPTIEQNLADVKLIYVCSPNNPTGNLLSPTDLRQLLELTAGKAIVAVDEAYIEFAPHASLVPWLAEFPHMVVLRTLSKAFALAGLRCGFTLGSPEMITLLLKVIAPYPLSTPVADIAAQALSPDGVAAMRQRVQTILENRALLVKALTECDCVEAVYPGEGNYLVFRCSAAAAVFKSLWDQGIILRDQSKQPSLSNCLRITIGTQAENNQVIAALRAFPNAVAAKEFSKEAV from the coding sequence ATGAGCTCCAGCATTGAAGAATTGGCCCGCGCCAACGTGCGCAAATTAGTCCCTTATCAATCTGCTCGCCGTCTGGGCGGTAAAGGCGACGTGTGGTTAAACGCCAACGAATATCCGATTGGCACGGCTTATCAGCTCAGCGCCGATACCTTTAACCGCTATCCAGAATGTCAGCCACAGGCCGTGATTAATAACTACGCGTCCTACGCGGGTGTCAACGCCGATCAGGTGTTAGTCAGCCGTGGCGCGGATGAAGGCATTGAACTGCTGATCCGTGCATTCTGTGAGCCGGGTCAGGATGCGGTACTTTATTGCCCGCCGACATACGGTATGTATGGTGTAAGCGCTGAAACCTTTGGCGTTGAACGCCGCACGGTTGCACTTCGTGAAGACTGGCAGTTGGATTTACCGACCATTGAACAAAATCTGGCTGACGTGAAGCTGATTTACGTCTGCAGCCCGAATAATCCAACCGGCAACTTGCTTAGCCCGACTGATTTACGCCAGTTACTAGAACTCACCGCAGGAAAAGCCATTGTGGCGGTTGATGAGGCCTATATCGAATTCGCGCCGCATGCTTCGCTGGTGCCTTGGCTGGCTGAGTTTCCGCACATGGTCGTATTGCGTACCCTCTCTAAAGCATTTGCTTTGGCGGGTTTGCGCTGTGGCTTCACGCTCGGCAGCCCTGAAATGATCACCCTGCTGTTGAAAGTGATCGCGCCTTATCCTCTTTCAACGCCGGTTGCCGATATCGCCGCGCAGGCGCTCTCTCCAGACGGTGTGGCAGCCATGCGCCAGCGGGTGCAAACCATTCTGGAAAACCGCGCGCTGCTGGTAAAAGCCCTAACCGAATGCGACTGCGTCGAGGCCGTTTATCCCGGCGAAGGCAACTATTTAGTCTTTCGCTGTTCTGCCGCCGCGGCGGTGTTTAAATCGCTCTGGGATCAAGGCATTATCTTACGAGATCAAAGCAAACAACCTAGTCTGTCTAACTGCTTAAGGATCACCATAGGCACACAGGCAGAAAACAACCAAGTGATTGCAGCCCTGCGCGCTTTTCCCAATGCCGTAGCTGCTAAAGAATTCAGCAAGGAGGCCGTGTGA